Proteins from a genomic interval of Mycolicibacterium grossiae:
- a CDS encoding arylsulfatase, whose translation MGVDSIVAAKLPGGETLPFPPRPSASIAGRTLAESTYQPRPVPQRLAQDAPNIVIVLIDDAGPGLPTTFGGDVRTPTLDRMHAEGVSYNRFHTTAMCSPTRASLLTGRNHHAIGNGQIAELANDWDGYAGKIPRASATVAEVLKHYGYATSAFGKWHNTPAEETTAAGPFENWPTGLGFEYFYGFLAGEASQYEPHLVRNTTVVAPPRTAEEGYHLSEDLADDAISWLRRHRAFNADKPFFMYWASGCLHGPHHVMKKWADRYSGAFDDGWDAYRERVFARAKEKGWLPADCVLTERDETLAAWEDIPDDEKPFQRRLMEVAAGFAEHADVQVGRIADELDRLGYAENTLFFYVWGDNGSSGEGQNGTIAELLAQNGIPTTVRQHIDALDELGGLDVLGSPLVDNQYHAGWAWAGSTPYKGMKLLASHLGGTRNPMVVRWPRRVAADETPRDVFLHCNDVVPTIYDVVGIEPPRTVHGVPQMPLAGASFADTLVDPSALGGKSTQYFEIMGSRAIYQDGWLACARGPRLPWVPGTPEGIATWTPDADRWELYHLDEDWSQSRDLADELPDKLTALREVFAIEAARNAVLPVGGGLWVPVYHPELRIAPPYREWEFSGDTIRMPEFCAPALGNKDNRVTVHAHVPERANGVLYALGGAAGGLTCFFDDGHLCYEYNLFILSRTKLRSVDRIDPGVVAIGIDTRYAERRPGGPLTVRIDVDGRVVAEGTVPVSAPLLFTANDCLDVGRCLGSPVALDYRDRAPFPFEGTIERMQVVYT comes from the coding sequence ATGGGCGTCGACTCGATCGTGGCGGCGAAGTTGCCCGGTGGTGAGACGCTGCCGTTCCCGCCCCGACCTTCGGCGAGCATCGCGGGACGCACGCTCGCCGAGTCCACCTATCAGCCGCGTCCGGTGCCGCAGCGCCTCGCGCAGGATGCACCGAACATCGTCATCGTGCTGATCGACGACGCCGGCCCCGGCCTACCGACGACCTTCGGCGGCGACGTGCGGACCCCGACGCTGGACCGGATGCACGCCGAGGGCGTGTCCTACAACCGGTTCCACACCACCGCGATGTGTTCGCCGACTCGCGCATCGCTGCTGACCGGACGGAATCACCACGCCATCGGCAACGGGCAGATCGCCGAACTCGCCAACGACTGGGACGGGTACGCCGGCAAGATCCCCCGTGCCAGCGCCACCGTGGCGGAGGTCCTCAAGCACTACGGCTACGCGACGTCTGCCTTTGGCAAGTGGCACAACACGCCGGCGGAGGAGACGACCGCCGCCGGACCGTTCGAGAACTGGCCGACCGGACTGGGGTTCGAGTACTTCTACGGTTTCCTCGCCGGTGAAGCGTCGCAGTACGAACCCCATCTGGTGCGCAACACCACGGTGGTGGCTCCGCCGAGGACCGCCGAGGAGGGTTATCACCTGTCGGAGGACCTCGCGGACGACGCCATCTCCTGGCTGCGCCGACACCGGGCATTCAACGCCGACAAGCCCTTCTTCATGTACTGGGCCAGTGGGTGCCTGCACGGCCCGCACCACGTGATGAAGAAGTGGGCGGACCGCTACTCGGGGGCCTTCGACGACGGCTGGGACGCATACCGCGAGCGGGTCTTCGCCCGGGCCAAGGAGAAGGGTTGGCTGCCTGCGGACTGCGTACTGACCGAACGCGACGAGACACTCGCCGCCTGGGAGGACATCCCGGATGACGAGAAGCCGTTCCAGCGGCGTCTGATGGAAGTCGCTGCCGGTTTCGCCGAACACGCCGACGTGCAGGTGGGTCGGATCGCCGACGAGTTGGACCGCCTGGGTTACGCGGAGAACACCCTGTTCTTCTACGTCTGGGGCGACAACGGCTCATCCGGAGAGGGTCAGAACGGCACGATCGCGGAGTTGCTCGCGCAGAACGGGATTCCGACGACGGTCCGCCAGCACATCGATGCGCTCGACGAACTCGGCGGCCTCGACGTGCTCGGCTCGCCGTTGGTCGACAACCAGTACCACGCGGGCTGGGCATGGGCGGGAAGTACGCCCTACAAGGGCATGAAGCTGTTGGCGTCCCATCTCGGCGGGACACGCAATCCCATGGTGGTGCGGTGGCCGCGACGCGTCGCTGCCGACGAGACGCCACGCGACGTGTTCCTGCACTGCAATGACGTCGTGCCCACCATCTATGACGTCGTCGGCATCGAACCGCCGCGAACGGTGCACGGCGTACCCCAAATGCCATTGGCGGGCGCTAGTTTCGCGGATACCCTCGTCGATCCGAGCGCACTGGGCGGCAAGTCGACGCAGTACTTCGAGATCATGGGAAGCCGCGCGATATACCAGGACGGCTGGCTCGCCTGCGCCCGCGGCCCGCGGCTGCCGTGGGTTCCCGGGACGCCGGAGGGCATCGCCACGTGGACCCCGGACGCCGATCGATGGGAGCTCTACCACCTCGACGAGGACTGGTCGCAGTCCCGGGACCTGGCCGACGAACTCCCCGACAAACTCACCGCGCTTCGCGAGGTGTTCGCCATCGAGGCGGCGCGCAACGCCGTGCTGCCGGTCGGCGGCGGACTCTGGGTGCCGGTCTACCACCCGGAGCTGAGGATCGCGCCGCCCTACCGCGAGTGGGAGTTCTCCGGCGACACCATCCGCATGCCCGAGTTCTGCGCACCCGCGCTCGGCAACAAGGACAACCGGGTGACCGTCCATGCGCACGTGCCGGAGCGGGCGAACGGGGTGCTGTACGCGCTCGGGGGCGCCGCGGGTGGGCTCACGTGCTTCTTCGACGACGGTCACCTCTGCTACGAGTACAACCTGTTCATCCTGTCCCGAACCAAGTTGCGTTCAGTCGATCGCATCGACCCCGGCGTCGTCGCCATCGGCATCGACACCCGGTACGCGGAGCGTCGCCCCGGTGGGCCTCTGACGGTCAGGATCGACGTGGACGGCCGGGTCGTCGCCGAGGGCACCGTACCCGTCAGCGCGCCGTTGCTGTTCACGGCCAACGACTGTCTGGACGTCGGCAGATGCCTGGGATCGCCGGTGGCCCTCGACTACCGCGACCGGGCACCCTTCCCCTTCGAGGGAACCATCGAGCGCATGCAGGTCGTCTATACCTGA
- a CDS encoding NUDIX hydrolase: protein MTITYDAALRDRIRTHLAGHRRRVVTDDTKRHAAVAVVLVDSELGEDRVDPAPVDDWIAGRPMEPGLDGRMVGVSGGAAFLLCRRTSRLSTHSAQWALPGGRQDPGETLIETALRELHEEVGVALPESSVLGLLDDYATRSGYVITPVVVWGGGRLAPQPSPAEVVAVYRVGLHQLLREDSPRFIEIPESPRPVVQIPLGNDLIHAPTGAVLLQLRWLGLEGRSDPVDELEQPVFAWK, encoded by the coding sequence GTGACGATCACCTACGACGCGGCGCTGCGGGACCGGATCCGGACCCACCTGGCCGGACATCGGCGTCGGGTGGTCACCGACGACACGAAGCGCCACGCAGCGGTGGCCGTGGTGCTGGTCGACTCCGAGTTGGGCGAGGACCGGGTAGATCCGGCCCCGGTCGACGACTGGATCGCCGGCCGGCCGATGGAGCCCGGCCTCGACGGCCGCATGGTCGGCGTGTCCGGCGGCGCCGCCTTCCTGCTCTGCCGCCGGACCTCCCGGCTGTCGACGCACTCGGCGCAGTGGGCGCTCCCGGGCGGGCGGCAGGACCCGGGCGAAACCCTGATCGAGACGGCGTTGCGCGAGTTGCACGAAGAGGTGGGTGTCGCGCTGCCGGAGTCGAGCGTGCTCGGCCTGCTCGACGACTACGCCACCCGTTCTGGCTACGTCATCACCCCGGTCGTCGTGTGGGGCGGCGGACGACTGGCCCCACAGCCCTCGCCCGCCGAGGTGGTGGCGGTGTACCGGGTCGGCCTGCACCAGCTGCTGCGCGAGGATTCGCCGCGCTTCATCGAGATCCCCGAGAGCCCGCGACCGGTGGTGCAGATCCCGCTCGGCAACGATCTGATCCACGCCCCGACCGGCGCGGTGCTGCTGCAACTGCGCTGGCTGGGACTCGAAGGCCGCTCCGATCCGGTCGACGAACTCGAGCAGCCGGTGTTCGCCTGGAAGTGA
- a CDS encoding cutinase family protein produces the protein MNRRLSTAVVSAVIASGMALAGLTGGVAAAAPAGCADYHWMGAAGSGQRDGAKLYANGGMGDVVYQSYEQLAADLAADGRTITAEAVQYPAAPVPLDGSIGGWMTFMDSVKAGTEAAGEQFTAFTERCPDTKVVLAGYSQGAMVMHRNLADLAEDPHVAAVLLVADGDRLPGDTTIDMGSTARVPGVGKGVAQEHSFLASAPTSPLPPALGARTISVCDVGDLVCDYDPDSTASTEAGIAIHTAYAPTASGPHAWVAPLYQLVAASAPLPSSTLALSSTHG, from the coding sequence GTGAATCGTCGTCTGAGCACCGCCGTGGTGAGCGCCGTCATCGCCAGTGGCATGGCCCTGGCCGGGCTGACCGGGGGGGTCGCTGCCGCCGCGCCCGCCGGATGCGCCGACTACCACTGGATGGGTGCGGCCGGATCGGGTCAGCGCGACGGCGCGAAGCTCTACGCCAACGGCGGCATGGGCGACGTCGTCTACCAGTCCTACGAGCAGTTGGCCGCGGACCTCGCCGCCGACGGACGCACCATCACCGCAGAGGCCGTGCAGTACCCGGCCGCGCCGGTGCCGCTCGACGGCAGCATCGGCGGCTGGATGACGTTCATGGACAGCGTCAAGGCGGGCACGGAAGCCGCCGGGGAGCAGTTCACGGCCTTCACCGAGCGCTGCCCCGACACCAAGGTCGTCCTCGCCGGCTACTCCCAAGGCGCCATGGTCATGCACCGCAATCTGGCGGACCTGGCCGAGGATCCGCACGTCGCGGCGGTGCTCCTGGTCGCCGACGGCGACCGGCTGCCCGGCGACACGACGATCGACATGGGGTCGACCGCTCGGGTGCCCGGTGTGGGCAAGGGCGTCGCCCAGGAGCACTCGTTCCTGGCCTCCGCCCCGACGTCGCCGCTGCCGCCCGCCCTCGGCGCCCGGACCATCAGCGTCTGCGACGTCGGCGACCTGGTGTGCGACTACGACCCCGACTCGACGGCCAGCACCGAGGCCGGCATCGCGATCCACACCGCCTACGCCCCGACCGCCAGCGGGCCGCACGCCTGGGTGGCGCCGCTCTACCAGCTGGTCGCCGCGTCGGCGCCGCTGCCGTCGTCGACCCTGGCGCTCAGCAGCACGCACGGCTGA
- a CDS encoding GAF and ANTAR domain-containing protein: protein MPDPPEFDLAQRMADLARTVARPRSRADVFDDVTGAAVEIIDGVDAAGILLIGDDGQFESHAGTSPLPHELDELQQLLHEGPCLEAALDDLVVRTHDFRHEPRWPAYSVEAVKLGVLSGMSFRLYTAERTAGALNLFGFAPTPWDAEALATGSVLAAHAVAAVLAERQHAHLRSALADRDRVGQAKGVLMERHGVDDVQAFDMLKAYADGGGGALVDIAEQVLGTRGG, encoded by the coding sequence GTGCCCGATCCGCCGGAGTTCGACCTCGCCCAGCGCATGGCCGACCTCGCGCGGACCGTGGCGCGGCCCCGTAGCCGCGCGGACGTCTTCGACGACGTGACCGGCGCCGCGGTGGAGATCATCGACGGCGTCGACGCCGCCGGCATCCTGCTCATCGGCGACGACGGCCAGTTCGAGTCGCACGCGGGCACGTCCCCGCTGCCGCACGAACTCGACGAATTGCAGCAACTACTGCACGAGGGCCCGTGCCTGGAGGCCGCGCTCGACGACCTCGTGGTGCGGACGCACGACTTCCGCCACGAGCCACGCTGGCCGGCGTACTCCGTCGAGGCGGTGAAACTCGGTGTGCTCAGCGGGATGTCCTTCCGGCTCTACACCGCCGAGCGGACCGCCGGTGCGCTCAATCTGTTCGGGTTCGCGCCGACGCCGTGGGACGCCGAGGCGCTCGCGACGGGGTCGGTGCTCGCGGCCCACGCCGTGGCCGCCGTCCTCGCCGAGCGCCAGCACGCCCACCTGAGGTCGGCGCTGGCCGATCGCGACCGGGTGGGCCAGGCCAAGGGCGTCCTCATGGAGCGCCACGGGGTCGACGACGTGCAGGCCTTCGACATGCTCAAGGCCTACGCCGACGGTGGTGGCGGCGCGCTCGTCGACATCGCCGAGCAGGTGCTCGGCACCCGCGGCGGCTGA
- a CDS encoding S9 family peptidase — MALPELITVEDLFSPPVKAGATISPDGTRLAYLAPWKGRLNVWVQPVDGTEDDARCVTADETRSVLSFDWTDDPRWLLYLQDDGGDENWHVFRVDLDDPDADAVDLTPFPGRRAYLELPASLPGKAIVACNKRTEELLDAYELDIATGEMTMIAENPGGVAGWLSGRSGQLFAMSLTADGNAVVQQWDRAAAALRTIAVYDGTDYPLGIFPMVVTPDGTGIWMGSNEGSDLTRIVRLDVATGAQFAVDAHPTLEVDNRGLVAPVVPQPLIQDRRTGELLGVRYLGERQEIRALDPHFAEVLAAIEQLSDGDVGLLSSDLSGQRWVVGFNHDRRPGHTFFYDHATGQSRPLYRPFPHLEDKTLAPMTPVTIPSRDGLELHSYLTLPPGVPPENLPMVLVVHGGPWARDWWRFDPEVQLFANRGYAVLQCNFRGSTGYGKAFVKAAIGEFAGKMHDDLIDAVDWAVARGYADPQRVAIYGGSYGGYAALVGITFTPDVFAAAVDYVGISSLANFMRTLPPFVRPNLANNWHLFVGDPSDPEQEADMLARSPISRVDQIRTPLLVVQGANDARVVQAESDNLVEALRHRGVEVEYMVKDDEGHGFVNPDNSIDMYHAVDRFLAEHLGGRQQ, encoded by the coding sequence ATGGCGCTGCCCGAACTCATCACGGTCGAGGACCTGTTCAGCCCGCCGGTCAAGGCCGGCGCGACGATCTCGCCGGACGGCACGCGGCTGGCCTACCTCGCCCCGTGGAAGGGCCGGCTGAACGTCTGGGTGCAGCCCGTCGACGGGACCGAGGACGACGCCCGCTGCGTCACGGCCGACGAGACCCGCAGCGTGCTGAGCTTCGACTGGACCGACGACCCGCGATGGCTGCTCTACCTGCAGGACGACGGCGGCGACGAGAACTGGCACGTGTTCCGCGTCGACCTCGACGACCCCGACGCCGACGCCGTCGACCTCACCCCCTTCCCCGGCCGCCGCGCGTACCTCGAGCTGCCGGCGAGCCTGCCGGGAAAGGCGATCGTGGCGTGCAACAAGCGGACCGAGGAACTGCTCGACGCCTACGAACTCGACATCGCCACCGGTGAGATGACGATGATCGCCGAGAATCCCGGCGGCGTGGCCGGCTGGCTCAGCGGCCGCAGCGGTCAGCTGTTCGCCATGTCGCTGACCGCCGACGGCAACGCCGTCGTGCAGCAGTGGGACCGTGCCGCCGCGGCCTTGCGCACCATCGCGGTCTACGACGGGACGGACTACCCGCTGGGCATCTTCCCCATGGTCGTCACCCCGGACGGCACCGGGATCTGGATGGGCTCCAACGAGGGCAGCGACCTCACCCGCATCGTGCGGCTCGACGTCGCCACCGGCGCGCAGTTCGCCGTCGACGCCCATCCGACCCTCGAGGTGGACAACCGTGGCCTGGTGGCCCCGGTGGTGCCGCAACCGCTCATCCAGGACCGGCGCACCGGCGAGCTGCTCGGCGTGCGCTATCTCGGTGAGCGGCAGGAGATCCGGGCCCTCGATCCGCACTTCGCCGAGGTGCTGGCCGCCATCGAACAGCTCTCCGACGGCGACGTCGGCCTGCTGTCCTCCGACCTGAGCGGACAGCGCTGGGTGGTCGGCTTCAACCACGACCGCCGTCCCGGCCACACCTTCTTCTACGACCACGCGACCGGTCAGAGCCGACCGCTGTACCGGCCGTTCCCGCACCTGGAGGACAAGACGCTGGCGCCGATGACACCGGTGACCATTCCGTCACGCGATGGCCTGGAACTACACTCCTACCTCACCCTGCCGCCGGGTGTTCCCCCAGAGAACCTCCCGATGGTCCTCGTGGTGCACGGCGGGCCGTGGGCCCGGGACTGGTGGCGCTTCGACCCCGAGGTCCAGCTGTTCGCCAACCGCGGATATGCGGTGCTGCAGTGCAACTTCCGCGGATCCACGGGCTACGGCAAGGCGTTCGTCAAGGCGGCCATCGGCGAATTCGCCGGGAAGATGCACGACGACCTCATCGACGCCGTCGACTGGGCCGTCGCGCGGGGCTACGCCGATCCCCAGCGGGTCGCCATCTACGGCGGGTCCTACGGCGGCTACGCGGCGCTCGTCGGAATTACGTTCACCCCGGACGTCTTCGCCGCGGCCGTCGACTACGTCGGAATCTCCAGCCTGGCCAACTTCATGCGAACGTTGCCGCCGTTCGTCCGACCGAACCTCGCCAACAACTGGCACCTGTTCGTCGGCGACCCCAGCGATCCCGAGCAGGAAGCCGACATGCTGGCGCGCTCACCGATCAGCCGGGTCGACCAGATCCGCACACCGCTGCTGGTCGTCCAGGGCGCCAACGACGCCCGGGTGGTCCAGGCCGAATCCGACAACCTCGTCGAGGCGCTACGCCACCGCGGCGTCGAGGTCGAGTACATGGTGAAGGACGACGAGGGACACGGCTTCGTCAACCCGGACAACTCGATCGACATGTACCACGCGGTGGACCGGTTCCTCGCCGAGCACCTGGGCGGGCGCCAACAGTAA
- a CDS encoding AEC family transporter has translation MLAVFEAFAVIGVVIGVGAIVGRTGVLGDNARMVLNRVAFHIGVPALLLLSLSEATLGEIFSLPLLVSAMTALTVLGVCFALMVLVRRRGRADAAIAAWAGSYVNAGNLGIPLSAYVFGSTTEISAIIFFQVVVLAPLGIAVLNSEAEPRRSAGRQVVALLTNPIIAGSAVGLVLAGTGIDLPEPVTDPLRLLADLAIPTVLLAFGISLSSRAERLPSADRVDVGIVVAIKTIAMPALAYALARWGFGATDAQVLLVTVIAALPSAQNINTYAAVYRRNESLARDATLLSTAVSIPVIAAVVGLLGG, from the coding sequence GTGCTCGCCGTCTTCGAAGCCTTCGCCGTGATCGGGGTCGTCATCGGGGTGGGCGCGATCGTCGGGCGCACCGGGGTGCTCGGCGACAACGCGCGGATGGTGCTCAACCGCGTCGCCTTCCACATCGGCGTGCCGGCACTGCTGCTGCTCAGCCTCTCCGAGGCGACGCTGGGCGAGATCTTCTCGCTGCCGCTGCTGGTGTCGGCGATGACCGCGTTGACCGTGCTGGGGGTGTGCTTCGCGCTGATGGTCCTGGTGCGTCGGCGCGGCCGGGCCGACGCCGCGATCGCCGCCTGGGCGGGCTCCTACGTCAACGCGGGGAACCTTGGAATTCCGTTGTCCGCTTACGTGTTCGGCAGTACTACCGAGATCTCGGCGATCATCTTCTTCCAGGTGGTGGTCCTGGCGCCGCTCGGCATCGCCGTGCTGAACTCCGAGGCCGAACCGCGGCGCTCGGCCGGTCGGCAGGTGGTCGCCCTGCTCACCAACCCGATCATCGCCGGCAGTGCCGTCGGCCTCGTCCTCGCCGGCACCGGCATCGACCTGCCCGAGCCCGTCACCGACCCGCTGCGGCTGCTGGCGGACCTGGCCATCCCGACGGTGCTCCTGGCGTTCGGCATCTCGCTGAGCAGCCGCGCCGAACGCCTGCCCTCGGCCGACCGCGTGGACGTCGGCATCGTCGTGGCGATCAAGACGATCGCGATGCCCGCACTGGCCTACGCGCTGGCCCGCTGGGGGTTCGGCGCGACGGACGCACAGGTGCTGCTCGTCACCGTGATCGCCGCGCTGCCCTCGGCGCAGAACATCAACACCTACGCCGCGGTGTACCGCCGCAACGAGTCGCTGGCGCGCGACGCCACGCTCCTCTCGACGGCCGTGTCCATCCCGGTCATCGCCGCCGTCGTGGGTCTGCTCGGCGGCTGA
- a CDS encoding cutinase family protein — protein MKRLIRTLAVGATAVLSAVTTAMVVAPSASAEPPCPDAEVVFARGTSEAPGVGGTGQSFVDAVRAQAGARTVGVYAVNYAASSDFNNREEIARTVIDGVRDAGQRIEYMSTACPNTRIVLGGYSQGALVAGFTTSDTAPAGVPAGLVPAALPAAAADHVAAVVLFGTPSEQFLAQYDAPQLVIGPNFADKTLRLCAQGDTICDGGFTGAPTVAHALYGVNGQVNEGAAFAVGRL, from the coding sequence GTGAAGCGACTCATCCGTACGTTGGCCGTCGGAGCAACGGCCGTCCTGTCGGCCGTCACCACCGCGATGGTGGTGGCGCCATCGGCGTCGGCGGAGCCGCCGTGCCCGGACGCGGAGGTGGTCTTCGCCCGCGGCACCAGCGAGGCGCCCGGTGTCGGCGGGACCGGTCAGTCCTTCGTCGACGCGGTCCGCGCCCAGGCCGGCGCCCGCACCGTCGGCGTCTACGCGGTGAACTACGCCGCCAGCAGCGACTTCAACAACCGTGAGGAGATCGCGCGCACCGTCATCGACGGCGTCCGCGACGCCGGACAGCGCATCGAGTACATGTCGACCGCCTGCCCCAACACCCGCATCGTGCTGGGCGGCTACTCGCAGGGCGCACTGGTCGCGGGCTTCACCACGTCGGACACCGCACCCGCCGGGGTGCCCGCCGGCCTGGTGCCCGCGGCGCTGCCCGCCGCGGCCGCCGACCACGTCGCCGCCGTCGTGCTGTTCGGCACGCCGTCGGAGCAGTTCCTCGCGCAGTACGACGCGCCGCAACTCGTCATCGGTCCCAACTTCGCGGACAAGACGCTGCGGCTGTGCGCGCAGGGCGACACCATCTGCGACGGCGGCTTCACCGGCGCCCCGACCGTCGCGCACGCGCTGTACGGGGTCAACGGACAGGTCAACGAGGGCGCGGCCTTCGCGGTCGGCCGGCTGTAG
- a CDS encoding DNA polymerase domain-containing protein, with product MSVSEERAGVELTNLDQPLGPDAGATKRDLVDYLDAVADRLLPGLAGRPLTVLRALRGRAPFMQKNVPKYTPDWVPTVTLWAEASHRDVRYALCEDRRTLLWFANQRAVEYHPTLGTAADVHRPTHLVLDLDPPADDAFSAVVAVAHLVRRALADCGLTGAVKTSGAKGIHVFVPIDDAAPVDDVAAATRALAARTEALDPELATTAYIVADRGGKVFVDSTRAGGATVAVAYSPRLRAGTPVSFPVAWSDLDAVHPSDFTVHTAVAALSGRDPWRTEMPAPQTLPADLIEQGRGIPVARVAAMHEGKRRARARRDAAG from the coding sequence ATGAGCGTCTCCGAGGAGCGCGCGGGCGTCGAGTTGACCAACCTCGACCAGCCCCTGGGGCCCGATGCCGGCGCCACGAAGCGCGACCTGGTCGACTACCTCGACGCCGTCGCGGACCGCCTGCTGCCCGGGCTCGCCGGCCGCCCGCTGACCGTGCTGCGTGCCCTGCGCGGGCGTGCTCCCTTCATGCAGAAGAACGTGCCGAAGTACACGCCGGACTGGGTGCCGACGGTGACGCTGTGGGCGGAGGCGTCCCACCGCGACGTGCGGTACGCGCTGTGCGAGGACCGGCGCACGCTGCTGTGGTTCGCCAACCAGCGGGCCGTCGAATATCACCCCACGCTGGGCACCGCCGCCGACGTGCACCGGCCGACGCACCTGGTGCTCGACCTCGATCCGCCCGCCGACGACGCGTTCTCCGCGGTGGTCGCCGTCGCGCACCTGGTGCGCCGTGCGCTGGCGGACTGCGGGCTTACCGGTGCGGTGAAGACGAGCGGCGCCAAGGGCATTCACGTGTTCGTACCGATCGACGACGCGGCGCCGGTCGACGACGTCGCGGCCGCGACGCGGGCGTTGGCGGCGCGGACCGAGGCCCTCGACCCGGAGTTGGCGACGACGGCGTACATCGTCGCCGACCGCGGCGGCAAGGTGTTCGTGGATTCCACCCGGGCGGGCGGCGCCACCGTGGCCGTGGCCTACAGTCCCCGGCTCCGCGCGGGCACGCCGGTGTCCTTCCCGGTGGCGTGGTCGGACCTCGACGCCGTGCACCCGTCGGACTTCACCGTGCACACCGCCGTCGCTGCCCTGTCCGGCCGCGATCCGTGGCGCACCGAGATGCCGGCACCGCAGACGCTGCCCGCCGACTTGATCGAGCAGGGCCGCGGCATCCCGGTGGCCCGCGTCGCCGCGATGCACGAGGGCAAGCGGCGGGCGCGGGCGCGCCGGGACGCCGCGGGCTGA